The Paenibacillus sp. FSL H7-0357 nucleotide sequence ATCCCTGTCCTGAATGCTGATCCGCAGAATGCTGGCTAGCCGGTAGACCATCTCGCTAACCTTACGGCCTTCATTCTGTACAGCAAGCACATTGATCGACTCCAGCGTGTTGAACAGGAAATGCGGCTTGATCTGTGCCTGCAGAACCCGCATCTCAGCCTGATTCTTCCGTCTTTGCTCCAGATGGATCCGATTAAACAAGCCGTTGATTTTATCCATCAAATCGTTAAAGCCTTTGGCAAGCAATGTCATCTCGTCATTGCCCTTCTCCTCAACCCTTGTAGTAAGATCGCCATCCTCCACCCGCCGCATAAAGCGGACAATAACAGCAATCCCGCCCGTTATCCGGTTCATAAAGAACAAATTAAAGATGACGGCAGCCAGGAAGCAGAGAAAGATAACCCCGACAAACCAGCGGGCGAACACTGTAACCTCCCGTGACAACGAACCCCACGAGGTGATAGAAACGAGGCTCCAGGGATACTCCTTCAGATGATAGACGGACAGAATACTTTTCTCCCCGTCGAACTGGGTTTTGAAGCTTTGAAAACCTTCCTTGAAGGTAATATTTTTCGCCGTAAACGACTGGAAATCCTGTCCGTCCAGCTTGCGGTCCGGATCCAGCAGAATCATTCCGTCATCGTTCACCAGCATGAAAGAGACCTTTTGGTTACTGTCCCCAATCTTCAAATTCCGGAATATGGATTCGAACTCCCAGTTCTTGATCTGCACGACCAGAATGCCGATGTTCTCAAAGAAGCTAAGCTCCTTCACTAGCCGGATCTGTGTGAACACGGCTTCTGTTCCTGTCAGTTCCGGATATTCATGCGGTGCCAGCCATTTCGGTACACCATTGAGCTTCATGACCTCCTGATAGAGAGCACTTCCTTTGAATTTATCGTAAGGGAGTGTGCGGAAATTTTCCTTGTTGAATACCGATACGATCTCCGAGCTGCCTTTACCGTTAAAATTGTACAGAAAGGCATAGCTGATCGAAGGGTGATTATACAGCAGACTACGGAAATTGCGCTGGCTGGCATTCAGGTTCAGCTGCTCAGCATCAGTCAGATCCTGCTTTGAAGGATCATCCGCGCTGAGCGCCATATGAAACACCGAGGTAGCAATTCCGTTGTCTGTCACGTTGTTCATATCTTTAAAGACGTTGGAGATGCTGTAGCTGATCGCTTTAAGTGAATACTCGGACTGCTGGCTGTATTTCTTCTCAATTGAATTATAAGTAACGAAGAACATAATCATGCCAAGAATAAACAAGGGGATGATAATCAGGCCCAAAAATGCCGTAAATAATTTATAGCGCAAATTCATCGGCAGTGCTCCTGACTGTGAATAAGGTTATCCTTTTACGCTGCCTGCCGTTACGCCTTCAATAATTTTCTCCTGCAAAATGGCGTAAATAATAATGACCGGCAGCACACTGTAGACAATGCCTGCAGACATTTGCGCATAATTCATCTGATACTGATCGCGGAATTGGACCATTCCCACCGGAAGTGTGCGCAGCTCGTCATTCGAAAGAAAATAGTTAGCCAGCAAAAATTCATTCCAATTTCCCAGGAAATTAACAATGAATACTGTAACCATGGCGGGAACCGTCAGAGGTACAATAATTCTAGCAAAGATACCGGGAGCCTTCAAGCCATCCATAACTGCCGCTTCTTCAATTTCACTGGGCAACGAACGCATAAATGCGGCCAAAATAATAATTGTAAACGGTATTGCATTGGCAATATAAGGGATGATCAATGCCCAATGTGTATTCAGAATGTGCAGTTTGCGCACAATCGTATAAATCGGCAGCATCAGCGCATTGTTAGGAATAAGCATTCCGACCAGTACAAGCGAGAACAGGATACCATTCCATTTGCCCTGCCGCATCCGTGTGACTGCAAAGGCAAACATCGACGCCAGCAAAATGGAGACGACAGAAGCCAGCACAGAAATGTACAAGCTGTTAAAGAAGTAGGTGCTGATCTTGGCGTTGACCCAGGCCTCCACATAGTTAGAGAAGGCAAATTCCTTCGGAATGCCGAATGGATTCAAGGCGATCGCGTTGTTGTCTTTCTTTACTGAAGAGAACAGGACGAACAGGAAAGGAAAAAGAATAACAAGCAGATACGACAACAGCACAACATGCGGCAGACTCTTTTTCAGGCGTGGCATCAGTATTCAATCCTTTCATTGCGCCGGGCAAACAGCAGATGATACAGCGCCGTAACCACAAGCGTGAATGCAAAGATCAGGACTGCGATGGCATTGCCGTAGCCATACTTAAAGTTGGTGATCGCGTATTTTATCATATAAGTCGCCATGACCTCGGTCGATCCAGCCGGACCGCCTTTCGTCATCACGATGACGATATCCGCAGCCTTCATTGCACCGGCGATGGAGAGCATAATAACTACGGAAATGATCGGCACAATCAGCGGCAGTGTGATGCGTGTGGCACGCTGAAAGCCGGTAGCGCCGTCAATGGCCGCAGCTTCATCCAGTTCACTAGGAATGGATAGAATAGCCGCCAGCACCATAACAATGTAGAATCCGGTCCACTGCCAGGCATTCGTGATCAGAATGGACAGCATGGCAAACCGCTCATCCGACAGCCAGTACACCGGCTCAATGCCAACGAGACCAATTAGCTTATTAAAGAGGCCGATATTGGGCTCATAAATAAATCCCCACAGAATGCCGATTACCGCAGTAGACATAATAGAAGGCATAAATACGGCTGTCTTGTAGAGTCCTTTCAGCTTCTTAACGTTGGCAATCAAAAGCGAAAAGAATACGATCAGGGGAACCTGCACGCACACGGAGAATAGGATAAACCAGCCGTTATTCTTCACCGAAACCCAGAAGCGTTCATCTCCAAGCGCTTTTTTGAAGTTAGTGAGGCCGGTGAATTTAACCGTATCCGATACTCCGTTCCAACTGGTGAAGCTGTAGTAAAGTGAGCTGAAGATCGGATATATAAAGAACATGAAGAACAATACCAGTGCAGGAATAACAAACAGGATAAAAACCAATGGATTTCTGAGTGATTTATTCATGACTACCTCCGATTGCTTAGACTATCTGGGAGCGATTAGGGCAGATTTTAAAAATGCACCCTGGAGCAAGCACCAGGGTACATAGAATTTACCGTTCCTTATTCCACTGCTGCATTAGCTTCTTCTTGAACTTTTTGCAGCGCCTCGCCCATTTTTTCAGGTGTTGTCTGTCCGCCGATCAGCTTCTGAATTTGAATGTTGCTGATCTCGGTGGTGACATCCGCTTGAACCAGAGAGTCAAAGGCAGGGAATGAAGACTGGGAATTATTCAGTACCGCTACGATTTCACTCATCAGATCATCGGTAATATTCTCGTTCAGGATATTCTGATCAATCTTCATGGCCGGCAGCACTCCGTCCTCTACCAGACCGCGAAGCTGCATTTCTTCATTGTACATATTCTTGATAAAGGATTTCACTGCAGCCAGCTGACGCTCGTCATCTGCCGCTGAAGCAGAGAACCCGTAACCGTTGTTCACATCGCGCATCAGTGCCGTTTGGTCGCCTACCCCGCCGTCAACTGCCGGGATATTGAAGAATCCAACCTTGCCGATCAGACCTTCACCCGATTGTCCTGCTTTGAATACAGAGGATTTCCAAGTTCCATCATAGAGCAGAATGGCTTCGCCACTAGTGAACTGGGTGGTATACTCAGCATATTCGAAACCAAGCTCGCCTTTTTTGAAGTAGCCTTTATCTACCCATTCCTTGTATTTCGCAAAACCTTTCACAACATTAGCATCGCTCCATTTAGCTTCACCGGTCGCGAATTTAGCCGTCACATCCGGTCCGGCATAACGTGACCAGAGGTGGTTGGCCAGCATCAGCGGCACCCAGCCGGCTTTGGAAGCGCCAGCCAGCGGTACTTTGCCATCAGCCTTAATATCGGCCAGTTGCTTCTCAAGCTCAGCAAAGGTCTTCGGAGCTTCCCAGCCCTTGCTGCCATAGTATTCTTTATTATAGAAGAAACCTTCACCGGAACCGCCGATTGGCAATCCGTAAATCTTGCCTTCATAAGTAAATGGATCAAGATTCGAGAACTTGTCTTTAATGCCCAATTCTTCGAGGATCGGGGTCAGGTCAAGCAATTTTCCTTCTTTGGCGTATATTTTGGAGTCAGGGCTCCCAAAGAGATCGAACACTGCCGGAGGATTGCCGGCGGCCATTTCACCGCGTAGCTTCTCTTTGCGGTTCACATCGGAATCTACACCATCCAGTTTGAATGTCAGCCCCGGCACTTCACTCTGAACCTTGCCTACCACATCCTCCAAAATAGCAAGACGTTTCTGCTTATCAGCACCAACCTGCGTATGACGGATCGTCATTTCGAAAGGCTCAGCGCTGGCAGGCTCATCAGTGGCAGCAGCATTGGTTGCAGCAGCTGAATTGCTTGGTGCTGCAGTTTCTCCATTGTTGCTTGCCTTATTATTGTTGCCTCCACAGCCAGCAAGCAAAGCAGAAGAGACAAAAACCAGGGACAACAGCATAGTCATACTTTTTCTCATTACGGGTGACCCTCCCTATTTATTAATTTCCCTTACAACTCTTATTATAAAAAACAGTGTGTGTAATCGTAAGGTTAAGATTCATCTACTATAGGGATAAAATACTCTAATGTAAGCGAATACACCTCTTAACAGTCACATTCTGCGTTATTTATAGTTACATATACTGAAAAATTACTCCATAGGAAATAGACCTTGCGTCATTAAACCTCTACACAAAATCATCCTTCCTGCAAAATAATCCCTTTATCTGCTGAAACATAACATGCGTTCTGGATCATTAAAAAGCAAAAAAGCCGTTTCCGCAGTACATAAGCTACTGCAAGATACGGCTTCTGCTTCCTATGATAATTATCATCACTTAACAAGTGCTGTCTCGTTGCGTCCTTCTTCAATCAGCCGGTAAGCGCGCTGCACTTCTTCATCGTTCGGTGAGGGTACCCCTTCTAGTTCATAGGGACGGCCAAGTTCTTGCCATTTATAAATCCCCATTTGGTGATAAGGCAGGATTTCAAACTTTTCTACCCCATTAAGCGTTCCAATGAATCGGCCGAGATTCAGTAAATCCTCTTCCTTATTATGAATGCCAGGAACGTACACGTGGCGGATCCACATTTTACGGTTATGATCCGACAACCAGCGGGCCAGCTTCAATGTACGATCATTCGATTTACCGGTCAGCTTAATATGCGCTTCATCATCGATATGCTTGAGATCGAGCAGCACAAGATCAGTAACATCCAGCAAATCGCTGATCTTCGAACCATCATTATAGCCATTTGTATCCAGTGTGGTGTGCAGATTCCAGCGCTGTTTCACTTCAGTGAACAGTTGTTTGACAAAATGCGCCTGCAGCGTTGGTTCGCCGCCAGACACGGTAAGCCCGCCACCTGAAGACTTATAATAATTCAGGTAAGGTTCGATTTCCGACAGCACTTCCTCGATGCTCATTTCTCTGCCTTCATTAAGACCCCAGGTATCCGGGTTATGACAATACTGGCATTTCAATAAGCAGCCCTGCATAAATAGAACAAAACGGATACCAGGCCCGTCTACGGTCCCGAACGTTTCTAAGGAATGTATATGTCCATTAGCCATATGATGACTTCCTTTCGAAAAGAACTTAAAATTTTAATTAATTTTTAGCAAGATTTTACCGCCCCCTGAATCAAGGGCGGTATCACCTCACTGCTATTACATCTTATACAAGAACTGTATTACACAGTTAATTTAATTACATTGTACCGTGGAATGTACGGTTGATAACATCCAACTGTTGTTCACGGGTCAGCTTGATGAAGTTAACAGCATAGCCGGATACACGAATGGTCAATTGAGGATAGTTCTCCGGATGATCCATAGCATCGATCAGTTGTTCACGGTTAAATACGTTAACGTTCAAGTGCTGAGCGTTGTTGTGGAAGTATCCGTCCATCATGAATACCAGGTTGGATTTACGGGACTCTTCGTCTTTACCCAGCGCCTTAGGAACGATGGAGAACGTGTTGGAAATACCGTCTTGTGCCTCGGAATACGGCAGTTTGGCAACAGAGTTCAAGGAAGCCAGTGCGCCTTTCTTGTCGCGTCCGTGCATTGGGTTAGCACCTGGAGCGAACGGTTCACCTTTCTTACGTCCGTCAGGAGTAGTACCAGTCTTCTTACCATAAACTACGTTCGAAGTGATAGTCAATACCGATTGAGTCGGCATAGCGTCACGGTAAGTTTTGTGTTTGCGGATCATCGACATGAAGGTTTCAACCAGTTCAACTGCGATGTTGTCAACAGCATCGTCGTTGTTGCCGTAGCAAGGGAATTCTCCTTCGGTTTCGAAGTCGATGGCGATGCCTTGTTCGTTGCGGATCGGTTTAACCTTAGCGAATTTAATTGCGCTCAGGGAGTCAGCAGCAACGGACAGGCCGGCGATACCGCAAGCCATCGTACGCAGAATGTCACGGTCATGCAGTGCCATTTCGATGCGTTCGTAGGAATATTTGTCATGCATGTAGTGAATGATGTTCAGGGTGTTGACATAAGTCTTAGCCAGCCACTCCATCATCGGTTTGAAGCGTTTCATTACTTCGTTGTAATCCAGATATTCGGAAGTGATCGCAGGGAATTCAGGTCCAACTTGCACGCCTGATTTCTCGTCTATACCACCATTGATCGCGTACAGCAAAGCTTTCGCCAGGTTGGCGCGGGCGCCGAAGAACTGCATT carries:
- a CDS encoding carbohydrate ABC transporter permease, with amino-acid sequence MNKSLRNPLVFILFVIPALVLFFMFFIYPIFSSLYYSFTSWNGVSDTVKFTGLTNFKKALGDERFWVSVKNNGWFILFSVCVQVPLIVFFSLLIANVKKLKGLYKTAVFMPSIMSTAVIGILWGFIYEPNIGLFNKLIGLVGIEPVYWLSDERFAMLSILITNAWQWTGFYIVMVLAAILSIPSELDEAAAIDGATGFQRATRITLPLIVPIISVVIMLSIAGAMKAADIVIVMTKGGPAGSTEVMATYMIKYAITNFKYGYGNAIAVLIFAFTLVVTALYHLLFARRNERIEY
- a CDS encoding carbohydrate ABC transporter permease, with product MPRLKKSLPHVVLLSYLLVILFPFLFVLFSSVKKDNNAIALNPFGIPKEFAFSNYVEAWVNAKISTYFFNSLYISVLASVVSILLASMFAFAVTRMRQGKWNGILFSLVLVGMLIPNNALMLPIYTIVRKLHILNTHWALIIPYIANAIPFTIIILAAFMRSLPSEIEEAAVMDGLKAPGIFARIIVPLTVPAMVTVFIVNFLGNWNEFLLANYFLSNDELRTLPVGMVQFRDQYQMNYAQMSAGIVYSVLPVIIIYAILQEKIIEGVTAGSVKG
- a CDS encoding extracellular solute-binding protein; protein product: MRKSMTMLLSLVFVSSALLAGCGGNNNKASNNGETAAPSNSAAATNAAATDEPASAEPFEMTIRHTQVGADKQKRLAILEDVVGKVQSEVPGLTFKLDGVDSDVNRKEKLRGEMAAGNPPAVFDLFGSPDSKIYAKEGKLLDLTPILEELGIKDKFSNLDPFTYEGKIYGLPIGGSGEGFFYNKEYYGSKGWEAPKTFAELEKQLADIKADGKVPLAGASKAGWVPLMLANHLWSRYAGPDVTAKFATGEAKWSDANVVKGFAKYKEWVDKGYFKKGELGFEYAEYTTQFTSGEAILLYDGTWKSSVFKAGQSGEGLIGKVGFFNIPAVDGGVGDQTALMRDVNNGYGFSASAADDERQLAAVKSFIKNMYNEEMQLRGLVEDGVLPAMKIDQNILNENITDDLMSEIVAVLNNSQSSFPAFDSLVQADVTTEISNIQIQKLIGGQTTPEKMGEALQKVQEEANAAVE
- a CDS encoding cache domain-containing sensor histidine kinase — its product is MNLRYKLFTAFLGLIIIPLFILGMIMFFVTYNSIEKKYSQQSEYSLKAISYSISNVFKDMNNVTDNGIATSVFHMALSADDPSKQDLTDAEQLNLNASQRNFRSLLYNHPSISYAFLYNFNGKGSSEIVSVFNKENFRTLPYDKFKGSALYQEVMKLNGVPKWLAPHEYPELTGTEAVFTQIRLVKELSFFENIGILVVQIKNWEFESIFRNLKIGDSNQKVSFMLVNDDGMILLDPDRKLDGQDFQSFTAKNITFKEGFQSFKTQFDGEKSILSVYHLKEYPWSLVSITSWGSLSREVTVFARWFVGVIFLCFLAAVIFNLFFMNRITGGIAVIVRFMRRVEDGDLTTRVEEKGNDEMTLLAKGFNDLMDKINGLFNRIHLEQRRKNQAEMRVLQAQIKPHFLFNTLESINVLAVQNEGRKVSEMVYRLASILRISIQDRDEITLEEEVTHLRNYLDIQKFRFEDVFDYEIDIPEGLMGCGILKLTLQPLVENSIQHGFEGIGYKGKVTVKGWEDRGNLILQIEDNGIGMTPAQLSMFQYMVNETANQSDEGRTEHGIHPERRGLGVRSVADRIRIEYGDRYGIFICASPGEGTIIQCVIPKYGQGEDHYAKSIVG
- the pflA gene encoding pyruvate formate-lyase-activating protein; its protein translation is MANGHIHSLETFGTVDGPGIRFVLFMQGCLLKCQYCHNPDTWGLNEGREMSIEEVLSEIEPYLNYYKSSGGGLTVSGGEPTLQAHFVKQLFTEVKQRWNLHTTLDTNGYNDGSKISDLLDVTDLVLLDLKHIDDEAHIKLTGKSNDRTLKLARWLSDHNRKMWIRHVYVPGIHNKEEDLLNLGRFIGTLNGVEKFEILPYHQMGIYKWQELGRPYELEGVPSPNDEEVQRAYRLIEEGRNETALVK